The following coding sequences are from one Hymenobacter sp. DG25A window:
- a CDS encoding alpha/beta hydrolase — MNQLRLLLLALLLACAGTSYAAKVDTLAIPSAVMHKAYRANVVLPAAYAKQKKANFPVLYLLHGAYGHFSDWLAKTPDRQLVHRLADQYNLIIVMPEGETFGWYIDSPVNKESQFETYITQEVIQKVDQTYRTVRDRKGRVITGLSMGGHGALYLSARHPDLFCAAGSMSGAVDINTAKWKLNPEDAKNTAARFEPILGPAGASPENYLTSYMVLPLVDKLKANGLPLIIDCGVDDFLINTNRELHQRLVYNGTPHDYTERPGGHTWEYWQNSLPYHVLFLHQVLQANAVTIPSTARQ; from the coding sequence ATGAACCAACTTCGCCTTCTGTTGCTGGCGCTGCTGCTTGCCTGTGCAGGCACCAGCTACGCCGCCAAAGTAGATACCCTGGCTATTCCCAGCGCGGTAATGCACAAAGCCTACCGCGCCAACGTAGTGCTGCCAGCCGCCTACGCCAAGCAGAAGAAGGCCAATTTCCCGGTGCTATACCTGCTACACGGCGCCTACGGTCACTTTTCTGATTGGCTGGCCAAAACGCCCGACCGGCAGCTGGTGCACCGCCTGGCCGATCAATATAACCTCATCATTGTAATGCCCGAGGGGGAAACCTTTGGGTGGTACATCGACAGCCCCGTCAACAAGGAAAGTCAGTTTGAGACCTATATCACGCAGGAAGTCATTCAGAAAGTAGACCAGACCTACCGCACCGTGCGCGACCGGAAAGGCCGGGTGATTACGGGCCTCTCCATGGGGGGCCACGGCGCGCTGTACCTTTCAGCCCGGCACCCCGATTTATTTTGTGCGGCCGGCAGCATGAGCGGAGCCGTAGACATTAACACGGCCAAATGGAAGCTCAATCCGGAAGACGCTAAAAATACCGCCGCCCGGTTTGAGCCCATTTTAGGCCCCGCTGGAGCTTCTCCGGAAAACTATTTGACCAGTTACATGGTGCTACCGCTGGTTGATAAGCTGAAAGCCAATGGCCTTCCGCTTATTATTGATTGTGGGGTGGATGATTTTCTGATCAATACCAACCGTGAGCTACACCAGCGCCTGGTATACAACGGCACTCCGCACGACTACACCGAGCGGCCCGGCGGCCATACCTGGGAATACTGGCAAAACTCCTTACCCTACCACGTGTTATTTCTGCACCAGGTGCTGCAGGCCAATGCGGTTACCATTCCTTCAACCGCGCGTCAGTAG
- the bioB gene encoding biotin synthase BioB, translated as MLRTDWTLDEVKAIYNQPVLELVTQAAAIHAQTQATGEVQVCTLLSVKTGGCPEDCAYCPQAARYHTGVQAHKLLPDAEVLASAQRAKDSGSTRFCMGAAWREIRDNRDFDRVLGMVEQVNGLGLEVCCTLGMLNEYQAERLKQAGLYAYNHNLDTSREKYDDIITTRTYDDRLNTLEHVRKAGISVCSGGIIGLGETDEDRIAMLHTLATLPSHPESVPVNALVPVEGTPLADQPRVSVWEMLRMIATARILMPNTMVRLSAGRQEMPVTEQALCFLAGANSIFSGEKLLTTPNPDFDADKQMFALLGLKPRKSFKDVPEGAMVLGKEASVEA; from the coding sequence ATGCTCCGTACCGACTGGACCCTCGACGAAGTAAAAGCCATTTATAACCAGCCTGTGCTGGAGCTGGTAACCCAGGCCGCCGCCATTCATGCCCAAACCCAGGCTACCGGCGAAGTTCAGGTATGCACGCTGTTGAGCGTGAAAACCGGCGGCTGTCCCGAGGACTGCGCCTACTGCCCCCAGGCCGCCCGCTACCACACCGGCGTGCAGGCTCATAAGCTCCTCCCCGATGCCGAAGTACTGGCCTCGGCCCAGCGCGCCAAAGACAGCGGCAGCACCCGTTTCTGCATGGGCGCCGCCTGGCGCGAAATCCGCGACAACCGCGACTTTGACCGGGTATTGGGCATGGTAGAGCAGGTAAACGGCTTGGGCCTGGAAGTGTGCTGCACCCTGGGCATGCTGAACGAATACCAGGCCGAGCGCCTGAAGCAGGCCGGCCTCTACGCCTACAACCACAACCTGGACACCAGCCGCGAGAAGTACGACGACATCATCACCACCCGCACCTACGATGACCGGCTAAACACGCTGGAGCACGTGCGCAAAGCCGGTATTTCGGTGTGCTCGGGCGGCATTATTGGCCTTGGCGAAACCGATGAGGACCGCATTGCCATGCTGCACACGCTGGCCACGCTGCCCTCCCACCCGGAGAGTGTGCCCGTGAATGCGCTGGTGCCGGTAGAAGGCACGCCCCTGGCCGACCAGCCCCGCGTGAGCGTGTGGGAAATGCTGCGCATGATTGCCACAGCCCGCATTCTGATGCCGAACACTATGGTACGTCTCTCGGCCGGCCGCCAGGAAATGCCCGTTACCGAGCAGGCCCTCTGCTTCCTGGCCGGCGCCAACTCCATCTTCTCCGGCGAAAAGCTCCTGACTACGCCCAACCCCGATTTCGACGCCGACAAGCAGATGTTCGCGCTGCTGGGCCTCAAGCCCCGCAAGTCGTTCAAAGACGTGCCGGAAGGTGCTATGGTGCTGGGCAAAGAGGCTTCGGTAGAAGCGTAG
- a CDS encoding TonB-dependent receptor → MQQGYSALLVAALLQASPLIAAPTGGGKTHLRVTRPKTSTTIPDPTERTLGGTVLTNTGEPLPGATVFIKGTYIGTSTNQVGKFSLNASFEAGPIELVIAYVGYESQVIQLPQADNLLSITLAPSVNLLNETVVSASRVEENILRAPVTIDKVSGRQIERISTPEVLAGLGQLAGVDVNSASMLFTSISTRGFNTAKSERVIQLVDYMDTALPSLNLSPGNLVGIPELDMESIEIIHGPASALYGANALSGVILFNSKDPFVYDGLSVRLRGGERNLLDGQLRYAKKLGEKWAIKLNASAFEANDWIASNFAAAGSSVNPAGSPLGYDAVNRYGELSNVYTPYQDNPAFGYKVNPELYGKTVYMPGFTEQELIGKDQKTRSYRLQGAVSYLIKDDLKLTLEAKRGVGTSTYQNLSRFRIKGLGTNQYRAELKNSKGFLRAYSTEDFTGNSYELTQLSAQILNSPTTEGGSVKYYQQYFYVYNQAYNQARAANLSVEQAQAAAQGAADATQVKSTDARFTTLRDKISTDDQPGRGAQQNFNSFLNDISAQRSFHLSDAGTDLIVGGAYREYRLGSDGKLFADTEGKRIANHEYGAYSQLTQTLLDERLKLAFAGRVDFFKNFDASFSPRASAVYSLGESKQHNFRASYGQAFRSPSQTDQYLRSDVGSFILLGNVGNGFQGYNFTNAAGQPYMPGTSLQGYELSLDKLRLERVNTFEVGYKGAILPNVYVDASYFRSRYNDFIGGVAFVGNVDGTRPTPQQVNAGLASGFTDASASPARIIFASYNSAQEVRTQGATFSLTYYLNKALNLGGNYSLNVLERDNLPTGFRTFFNTPKHKYNLNVGGTVLHNLTYSVNYRWVEGHTQEMPFATGRVHTYRTTDAYLGYTVPKLATTLQAGVSNMFNTNNIQIIGGPQIGRLAYLGVLVNVK, encoded by the coding sequence ATGCAACAAGGTTACTCCGCCTTGCTTGTAGCTGCCCTGCTACAAGCCTCACCTCTTATTGCCGCGCCTACCGGCGGCGGCAAGACCCACCTCCGGGTCACCAGGCCAAAAACCAGTACTACCATTCCCGACCCCACTGAAAGAACCCTGGGCGGCACCGTGCTTACTAACACCGGCGAACCATTGCCCGGGGCCACGGTCTTCATCAAAGGCACCTACATTGGCACCAGCACCAACCAGGTAGGCAAGTTCAGTTTGAATGCTTCTTTTGAAGCAGGTCCGATAGAGCTGGTTATTGCCTACGTGGGCTACGAATCTCAGGTGATTCAGCTGCCGCAGGCCGATAACCTGCTGAGCATTACCCTGGCACCCAGCGTGAACCTGCTGAACGAAACCGTAGTCTCGGCCTCGCGGGTAGAGGAAAACATCCTGCGCGCGCCGGTAACCATTGACAAGGTTTCGGGCCGGCAGATTGAGCGCATCAGCACGCCGGAAGTGCTGGCGGGCCTGGGCCAGCTGGCCGGCGTCGATGTTAACTCGGCGTCGATGCTGTTCACCAGCATTAGCACGCGCGGCTTTAACACGGCTAAATCGGAGCGCGTGATTCAGCTGGTAGATTACATGGATACCGCCCTGCCTTCCCTGAATCTAAGCCCTGGCAACCTCGTTGGTATTCCGGAGCTGGACATGGAGAGCATCGAAATTATTCACGGCCCGGCCTCGGCGCTGTATGGGGCTAATGCCCTGAGCGGTGTAATTCTCTTTAACTCCAAGGACCCCTTCGTGTATGATGGGCTGAGCGTGCGCCTGCGCGGTGGCGAGCGAAACCTGCTGGATGGGCAGCTGCGCTACGCCAAAAAGCTGGGCGAGAAGTGGGCTATCAAGCTTAATGCCAGCGCGTTTGAAGCCAATGACTGGATTGCCAGCAACTTTGCCGCGGCCGGCTCCTCGGTGAACCCGGCCGGCTCACCCCTCGGTTACGATGCCGTAAACCGCTACGGGGAGCTGAGCAATGTATACACGCCCTACCAGGATAACCCTGCCTTCGGCTATAAAGTGAATCCCGAGCTGTACGGCAAAACCGTGTATATGCCCGGCTTTACAGAGCAGGAGCTCATTGGGAAGGACCAGAAAACCCGCTCCTACCGCCTGCAGGGCGCCGTTTCTTACCTGATTAAGGACGACTTGAAGCTGACCCTGGAAGCCAAGCGCGGCGTGGGCACCTCCACCTACCAGAACCTGAGCCGCTTCCGAATTAAAGGCCTGGGCACCAACCAGTACCGCGCCGAGCTGAAGAACTCTAAGGGTTTTCTGCGGGCATACTCCACCGAGGACTTTACCGGCAACAGCTATGAGCTAACGCAGCTCAGCGCCCAGATTCTGAATTCGCCAACTACCGAAGGTGGCTCCGTGAAGTACTACCAGCAGTACTTCTACGTCTATAACCAGGCTTATAATCAGGCCCGCGCCGCTAACCTGAGCGTGGAGCAGGCCCAGGCCGCCGCTCAGGGTGCCGCCGATGCTACCCAGGTGAAAAGCACCGATGCCCGCTTTACTACCCTGCGCGACAAGATTTCTACCGACGACCAGCCGGGCCGCGGCGCGCAGCAGAACTTTAACTCCTTCCTGAACGACATCAGCGCGCAGCGCAGCTTCCACCTTTCCGATGCCGGTACCGACCTGATTGTGGGTGGCGCCTACCGCGAGTACCGCCTGGGCTCGGACGGCAAGCTGTTTGCTGATACGGAAGGCAAGCGCATTGCCAACCACGAATATGGTGCCTACAGCCAGCTGACACAAACCCTGCTGGATGAGCGCCTGAAGCTGGCGTTTGCCGGCCGCGTCGATTTCTTCAAAAACTTTGATGCTTCGTTCTCGCCCCGCGCCTCGGCAGTGTATTCCCTCGGCGAAAGCAAGCAGCATAACTTCCGCGCCAGCTACGGCCAGGCGTTCCGCAGCCCCTCGCAAACGGACCAGTACCTGCGTTCCGACGTGGGTTCCTTTATTCTGCTGGGCAACGTAGGCAATGGCTTCCAGGGGTATAACTTCACCAATGCGGCCGGTCAGCCGTACATGCCGGGTACGTCCCTGCAGGGCTACGAGCTGTCACTGGATAAGCTGCGCCTGGAGCGCGTGAATACCTTTGAAGTAGGCTACAAAGGAGCTATTCTGCCCAATGTGTATGTGGATGCCAGCTACTTCCGTAGCCGGTACAACGACTTCATTGGGGGCGTAGCCTTTGTAGGCAATGTGGATGGCACGCGGCCCACGCCCCAGCAGGTAAATGCCGGCCTGGCTTCCGGCTTTACTGATGCCAGTGCCTCCCCGGCCCGCATTATCTTTGCTTCTTACAACAGTGCGCAGGAAGTGCGTACGCAGGGTGCCACGTTCAGCCTGACGTACTACCTCAACAAAGCCCTGAACCTGGGCGGCAACTACTCCCTTAACGTGCTGGAAAGAGATAACCTGCCCACGGGTTTCCGTACGTTCTTCAACACGCCCAAGCACAAGTATAACCTGAACGTGGGCGGCACCGTGCTGCACAACCTGACCTACTCCGTGAACTACCGCTGGGTGGAAGGCCACACGCAGGAAATGCCCTTCGCTACCGGCCGGGTACATACCTACCGCACCACCGATGCCTACCTGGGCTACACGGTGCCCAAGTTGGCTACCACGCTGCAGGCCGGAGTTTCCAACATGTTCAACACTAACAACATCCAAATCATAGGTGGCCCGCAAATCGGCCGGCTGGCGTATCTGGGTGTGCTCGTGAATGTGAAGTAA
- a CDS encoding GNAT family N-acetyltransferase, protein MKIFVETDRLIMRELLPADAPGMFEMDSDPEVQRYLGNKPVLTIEQSRELIALVRQQYVDNGIGRWAVVEKDTGNFVGWSGLKLMAGPTNGRTNYYDLGYRFLRRYWGQGYATETARASVQYGFNVMQLPLICGIADVQNLASNQVLQKAGLRFQQTFDLEGVPHHWYQRERLPLIP, encoded by the coding sequence ATGAAAATCTTCGTCGAAACAGACCGCCTGATTATGCGCGAGCTGCTGCCGGCTGATGCGCCGGGCATGTTCGAGATGGACTCCGACCCTGAGGTACAACGATATCTTGGCAACAAGCCCGTGCTCACTATTGAGCAGAGCCGGGAGCTGATTGCCCTGGTGCGGCAGCAGTACGTTGATAACGGAATTGGCCGCTGGGCCGTGGTGGAGAAAGATACCGGCAACTTTGTGGGGTGGTCGGGGCTAAAGCTGATGGCAGGCCCCACCAATGGCCGCACCAACTATTATGACCTGGGCTACCGATTCCTGCGCCGCTACTGGGGCCAGGGCTATGCCACCGAAACGGCCCGTGCATCCGTGCAGTATGGTTTCAATGTCATGCAACTGCCATTGATTTGTGGCATTGCCGACGTGCAAAATCTGGCGTCTAATCAGGTGCTGCAAAAGGCGGGGCTACGTTTCCAGCAAACCTTCGATCTGGAAGGGGTGCCGCACCACTGGTACCAGCGGGAGCGGCTACCATTAATCCCCTAA
- the rluF gene encoding 23S rRNA pseudouridine(2604) synthase RluF, whose product MATRLNKYISESGICSRREADRHIEQGNVFVNGKRANIGDQVSGKARVVVNGNVIEPRAEEDAVYIAYNKPPGITTTTDTGVKDNIIRAIKHSVRIFPIGRLDKESQGLILLTSNGDIVNKILRAGNKHEKEYIVMVDKPISDLFIESMANGVPIMGVMTQKCEVKKETNYIFRITLIQGMNRQIRRMCEHFGYEVVQLERIRVMNINIKGLGLGEWRELKEKELKVLFEMLEDSKGTDDGALPRRRKSTSTAEQWADRPSRKTAKPRTHVPEGEAPRAARSKPDAGAWVEKPTPGRKPAAPKGLATAGRSAGSGRPTGPVGPRPGSAATGKPGRPAATRGTGAGRSTGAGRSAASAPKGKTSSRGTRGAGRK is encoded by the coding sequence ATGGCCACTCGTCTCAATAAATACATCAGCGAAAGCGGCATCTGCTCCCGGCGGGAGGCCGACCGCCACATCGAGCAGGGCAACGTGTTCGTGAACGGCAAGCGCGCCAACATCGGCGACCAGGTATCCGGCAAAGCCCGGGTGGTGGTGAACGGCAACGTAATTGAGCCCCGCGCCGAGGAAGATGCCGTGTACATTGCCTACAACAAGCCGCCCGGCATCACTACCACCACCGATACCGGCGTGAAGGACAACATCATCCGGGCCATTAAGCACTCGGTGCGCATCTTCCCCATCGGCCGCCTGGATAAGGAGTCGCAGGGCCTGATTCTGCTGACCAGCAACGGCGACATCGTGAATAAAATCCTCCGCGCTGGCAACAAGCACGAGAAGGAATACATTGTGATGGTGGACAAGCCTATTTCCGACCTCTTTATTGAGAGCATGGCCAATGGCGTGCCCATTATGGGGGTGATGACGCAGAAATGCGAGGTAAAAAAGGAAACCAACTACATCTTCCGCATCACGCTTATTCAGGGCATGAACCGCCAGATCCGGCGCATGTGCGAGCATTTCGGCTACGAGGTGGTGCAGTTGGAGCGTATCCGGGTGATGAACATCAACATCAAAGGCCTGGGCCTGGGCGAGTGGCGGGAGCTAAAGGAAAAGGAGCTGAAAGTACTGTTTGAGATGCTGGAGGACTCCAAAGGCACCGATGACGGCGCCCTGCCCCGCCGCAGGAAATCCACCTCCACCGCCGAGCAGTGGGCCGACCGCCCCAGCCGCAAAACCGCCAAGCCCCGCACCCACGTGCCCGAAGGCGAAGCGCCCCGCGCCGCCCGCAGCAAGCCCGATGCCGGGGCCTGGGTAGAAAAGCCAACGCCTGGCCGCAAGCCGGCCGCGCCTAAAGGTCTGGCCACGGCCGGCCGCTCGGCGGGCTCCGGCCGCCCCACGGGGCCGGTAGGTCCACGCCCGGGCAGTGCCGCCACCGGCAAACCGGGTCGGCCAGCGGCTACCCGGGGTACGGGTGCCGGCCGGAGCACAGGAGCCGGCCGCAGCGCCGCTTCGGCGCCCAAAGGCAAAACCAGCAGCCGGGGCACCCGGGGTGCCGGCCGGAAATAA
- a CDS encoding proline iminopeptidase-family hydrolase: MASVSCTPQKQETASDSTLASYFTSQETGVQDGGVQMIPITTPKGKFNVWTKRFGNNPKMKVLLLNGGPGATHEYFECMESFLPKDGIEFIYYDQLGCGNSDNPKDTAMWSLPRYVEEVEQVRKALNLNKDNFYLLGHSWGGILAAEYAFKYQQNLKGLIISNMMMSIPAYGKYADNVLAKQMKPEVLKEIREIEARKDFQNPRYMELLMPNFYVEHICRIPLDQWPEPITRSFSKMNQSLYVTMQGPSEFGVSGKLLNWDRVPDLPKLSVPVLSIGGKYDTMDPEHMRMVAQKVQNGTALICPNGSHMSFYDDQQTYMAGLTKFILGVNKGEKKVQL, from the coding sequence ATGGCCTCTGTTTCCTGCACCCCGCAAAAGCAGGAAACCGCTTCTGATTCTACTTTGGCTTCCTATTTCACCAGCCAGGAAACCGGCGTGCAGGATGGCGGCGTGCAGATGATTCCCATTACCACCCCCAAGGGCAAGTTCAACGTCTGGACCAAGCGTTTCGGCAACAACCCTAAAATGAAGGTGCTGCTGCTGAACGGCGGCCCCGGTGCCACGCACGAGTACTTTGAGTGCATGGAAAGCTTCCTGCCCAAAGACGGCATCGAGTTTATTTACTACGACCAGCTGGGCTGCGGCAACTCCGATAACCCCAAGGACACGGCCATGTGGAGCCTGCCGCGCTACGTGGAAGAAGTGGAGCAGGTGCGCAAAGCCCTGAACCTGAACAAGGACAACTTCTACCTGCTGGGCCACAGCTGGGGCGGCATTCTGGCCGCCGAGTACGCCTTCAAATACCAGCAAAACCTGAAAGGTCTCATCATTTCCAACATGATGATGAGCATTCCGGCCTACGGCAAATACGCCGACAACGTGCTGGCCAAGCAGATGAAGCCGGAAGTGCTGAAGGAAATCCGGGAGATTGAAGCCCGCAAGGACTTCCAGAACCCGCGCTACATGGAGTTGCTGATGCCCAACTTCTACGTGGAGCATATCTGCCGCATTCCCCTGGACCAGTGGCCCGAGCCCATTACCCGCTCCTTCAGCAAAATGAATCAGTCCTTGTACGTGACGATGCAGGGCCCCAGCGAGTTTGGCGTATCCGGCAAGCTCCTGAACTGGGACCGGGTGCCCGACCTGCCCAAGCTCTCGGTGCCCGTGCTCAGCATCGGCGGCAAGTACGATACCATGGACCCCGAGCACATGCGTATGGTGGCCCAGAAAGTGCAGAACGGCACTGCTCTCATCTGCCCCAACGGTTCGCACATGAGCTTCTACGACGACCAGCAGACCTATATGGCCGGCCTTACCAAGTTTATTCTGGGCGTGAATAAGGGCGAAAAGAAGGTGCAACTGTAA
- a CDS encoding serine hydrolase domain-containing protein — protein sequence MPSRIYLILLLLLLSSLTATAQQKELAALLKQKQVTGIQLVYTNNNHVKNYALGYQHADTRRALTARTTMQAASLGKVVLAYVALRLHDRGLLALDKPLLSYYPYPRLQNEPRADKITARMVLTHSSGLPNWAENPLAESWKTSALHLKYAPDSCWNYSGDGFVLLQKTLEHITDRSWEQLAREEVFIPLKMPNSSYVWQPRFAINAATGHNKAGKPTEIRRFTEPNAGFSLLTTATDYNQFVQALLAGTGLQPATHQFLLQPASAANRCGATLTPTDADIAWAYGLGLANTTHGPALWHWGSNDDFEGFFMVFPDRKETLLFLTNSGNGLKIADDVLRLFCGPGNYKALQWLAEEK from the coding sequence ATGCCCTCCAGAATTTACCTTATCCTGCTCTTATTGCTGCTGAGTAGCCTGACGGCCACCGCCCAACAAAAAGAGCTGGCCGCGCTCCTAAAGCAAAAGCAGGTAACCGGCATTCAGCTGGTGTACACGAACAACAACCACGTAAAAAACTACGCCCTCGGGTATCAGCATGCAGATACCCGCCGGGCGCTGACGGCCCGCACTACCATGCAGGCGGCCTCCCTGGGCAAGGTGGTGCTGGCCTACGTGGCCCTGCGCCTGCACGACCGGGGCCTGCTGGCCCTGGACAAGCCCCTGCTCTCCTACTACCCCTATCCGCGCCTGCAAAATGAGCCCCGCGCCGATAAAATCACGGCCCGCATGGTGCTCACGCACTCCAGCGGCCTGCCCAACTGGGCCGAAAACCCACTGGCCGAAAGCTGGAAAACCTCGGCCCTGCACCTGAAATATGCGCCCGACAGCTGCTGGAATTACTCCGGCGATGGCTTCGTGCTGCTGCAAAAAACCCTGGAGCATATTACCGACAGGTCGTGGGAGCAGCTGGCCCGGGAGGAGGTTTTTATTCCCCTGAAAATGCCCAACAGCAGCTATGTATGGCAGCCGCGTTTTGCCATAAATGCCGCCACCGGGCACAACAAGGCAGGAAAGCCCACCGAAATTCGTCGGTTTACGGAGCCCAACGCGGGCTTCAGCCTGCTCACCACCGCCACCGACTATAACCAATTTGTACAGGCCCTTTTGGCGGGCACCGGCCTGCAACCGGCCACGCACCAGTTCCTCCTCCAACCCGCTAGCGCGGCTAACCGCTGCGGCGCCACCCTCACCCCCACCGATGCCGATATTGCCTGGGCGTACGGGCTGGGGCTGGCCAACACTACCCACGGCCCTGCCCTGTGGCACTGGGGGAGTAACGATGATTTCGAAGGCTTTTTCATGGTGTTTCCCGACCGGAAAGAAACCCTGCTGTTCCTGACCAACAGCGGCAACGGGCTGAAAATAGCAGATGACGTATTGCGGCTGTTTTGCGGCCCCGGCAACTATAAGGCCCTGCAATGGCTGGCCGAGGAGAAGTAA